The DNA segment CATACAGTAGAATGAAAATTTATGCTGTGTTGTAATCTAAccatcatatttttgcatctcaTCGCAGCAAATGAATGCTGTGAAAGGTTAGCATACTATGGGATGAGCACGAATTTAGTGAACTATATGAAAGATCGTCTCAACCAAGGGAATGCAAAAGCAGCAAATAATGTCACTAACTGGTCAGGCACATGCTATATTACGCCACTTCTCGGGGCTTTCATCGCCGATGCTTACTTGGGAAGATATCGGACAATTGCTAGTTTCATGATAGTTTACATCATTGTAAGACCAGCATTATCCTTTCTAGATTTGATCTTTGGAGATTCCTAAACGACTTTGATCTCGTTTACAGGGTTTGATATTGTTAACAATGACAGCGTCTGTCGAGGGTCTGAAGGCTCCTTGTAACCACGGCGTCTGTGATCCAACAACAGCACAAACAGCAGTGGTCTTTGTGGCTCTTTATCTCATTGCTCTGGGAACCGGAGGAATAAAGCCTTGTGTCTCTTCTTTCGGTGCTGACCAGTTTGATGAATCGGAAGAATCAGAGAAAAAGAGGAAGAGCTCCTTCTTCAACTGGTTCTATTTCTCCATCAACATTGGGGCTTTAATTGCTTCTTCTGTGCTGGTGTGGATACAGAATAATGTCGGATGGGGTTGGGGCTTCGGAATACCAGCAGTGGTGATGGCTATCGCAGTTGTGAGCTTCTTCCTGGGAACCCCATTGTATAGACACCAGAAACCCGGAGGGAGTCCTATAACACGAGTTGCGCAGGTTATTGTGGCATCTTTGAGGAAGTCTGGAATGGACGTACCAGACGACAAGTCTCTTCTATATGAGGTGGCAGACAAGGAGTCTGTCATACAAGGTAGCCGAAAGCTTGGACACACTGACGAATTCAAGTAAGTTCATTAGAACTCTTCGTATTAATACTCTGCTTTAGATTTCTTTAACCTTCATGTGCTCGTATCTTATTGTGCTTTTCCGTGATTTCTTCTTGCATATATTCTGTAGTATATGTTTTCTGTCTCTTCGTTAGAGGGATAGAAAAACAGAGTGGATTTGTAAGCTCCTGAGATGATATATCCGAAGGGGTTTATCGTATGTTCAATGTTGACAAGCTCGGAATATGATTCGTGCTACTCTGAGTTCCTTTCAGGTTCCTTGACAAGGCTGCAATTGTCACTCAGGAGGACAAGAACCCTGTGAGCCCCTGGAAGCTTTGCACCGTCACCCAAGTAGAGGAGCTCAAGAGCGTCGTGAGGCTTCTTCCAATATGGGCGACCGGCATCGTCTTCTCCACAGTCTATGGCCAGATGGGAACCATGTTTGTACTGCAAGGCAACACCCTCGATCCTTACATGGGTCCTCACTTCAAGATTCCTGCGGCTTCGCTCTCCATATTCGACACCATCAGTGTGATCGTCTGGGTCCCCATCTACGACCGCATCATCGTCCCGTTGGCTCGGAGGTCCACCGGCCGCGAGCGCGGCTTCACGCAGCTGACCCGCATGGGCATTGGCCTCGTCATCTCCATCTTCTCCATGGTGGCTGCTGGAATTCTGGAGGTCGTGAGGCTCCGCATCGTGGCAAATCACAACATGTATGACTCCCACGCCTACCTGCCCATCTCCATCTTCTGGCAGATCCCTCAGTACTTCATTGTGGGAGCAGCTGAGGTCTTCACCTTCATCGGGCAACTGGAGTTCTTCTACGACCAGGCACCGGATGCCATGAGGAGCTTGTGCTCTGCGCTGTCCCTCACCACCGTGGCACTCGGCAATTACCTGAGCACCGTGCTCGTCACGGTAGTCACAGGCATCACAACGAGGAACGGGAAGCTGGGTTGGATTCCGGATAACCTCAACCGAGGGCACCTCGATTACTTCTTCTGGCTCCTGGCAGTTCTTAGCTTGGTTAACTTCGTGGCATACCTTCTCATTGCGAAGTGGTACACCTACAAGAAGACAACAGATGAGGAGTTTGATTATGGCAGTTCTTCGGAGTTGGGTACGCAAGGTTGAAGATGCTAAGCTAGCTTTGAGTCCTTTGTTTGATTCAGATCGTGCTTATAATTTAGCCTTCTTGCAGACGGCTAATAGAATTGCAGCATGTGGAAGTCGTTCTTTTCTCATGATGTAGATGAGATACTCTTAGTGGTCGTTTGCTAAGATAATTGATGTGCATGACTTTGACACTCGTTAACTTTGCCTCGAGTCACTAAATGTTCTTAGTATATACATATCGCTTACAGGAACATGATCACATAGAAAGTGTTTATTTGAACCAAAAAGAAAggagggagaaaaagaaagaggtgTGTATCTAAATAAAGCCATGATCACAGGAGCAGCTTCGTTCAGTGGCTGCTCTTTTCTTCTTTAGCAGAAGGGAAATAGCACAGTGGTTTTGAGGTGAAAAGAGAGTTGCTTGTTTCTTTCAATTCTTTATCCTTCACCAACTGGGAATGCTCCCTTTGCTTTTTTGCTAGCTTTGGCAGCAGGAATATATGTAGCTCATCAGGCATGCCACTTGCCTGTCACAGAGAAAAAGCATCAAAAGCAGGGTTACTCATTGCTCATTTTCCCAGCCCAAGTGCCTTTGGATGATTTCCATGCAACCCAATCAAGCTTTATCAGCAGCCTCTCAGGCCATGGGGGCCCTTTCCTTTGTGAACTCCAAGGAGGAGCAGCATCACCACTGAGCCATGCAGGTCCTCCAGCAACCAGCAGTGCCCCCAGGCTAAAGATCTCATTGGAATATTGTGAATCCCCAAGAAGGTTTGGCCTAGGAGCTGTCCCTCTCTTGAGGGTGAGCTCTGCCATGCTTTGTTCCCTCAAAGCAACATGCAAAGGATGCACTGGTGCAGGTGAGAAAGCTCACTTGTAGGATCAACAACAGCCTGAGGTATCTGTCTATCACATGGTGTGGTGTTCATGAGCTTATCtttcccttcctctctctctctctctctctctctctctctctctctctctctctctctgcatgtcGAGTTGTGTCCTACCAGCTTGCGCTGTCTGCCTTTTGCGTTGCTTGACCTGCAAAAGCTTTGCAAAAATGTCAAAATTAGCAGCCTCATTAGCACATGTTCGTGGTAAATCCCGAGGATCTTTTCAATTTGTTCCAATGTGTGATGCCAATTGTAGTATTCTTCACTCGATCATTCAGCATCTTACCAACACACACACACCCACATACATTCTCAATGGATAATCCATGTGCTACAGTAATCCAGCAACAATACCACAAAAGAGAAGAGCACAAAAATAGCAGAAACAATAAAGAAATGGATCCAAAGGTACACTCCCAACAACACGTCAATCGGCTTCCACATGAGAACAAAACCCAACCCACTGCTAATGCAAACAGGCCTTCTCCTCGAAGAAAAGCTTAAAGAAACAGGAAGAACTGACACTATTATACTGTCCACAAAAACCCCACAAGTGTCTCTCTGAGACAGCACCGTTCTTAATAATATGCATAAAGATACATGCAACGTGATGTACGACGAGCCTACGTTAAGTCTTCATTACCATCCCAAGCATCATCATCTCCATCATACTAGTTTAAGGACATTTGAATCGCCATGAATGTTTATGGAGTATATATATTCCAACCCAGACGTGTACGGATCCACCTTAATCCTGTCGCAGACCAGCCGTGCGTAGTCTTCTTCTACACAATACTTTGAGACGTATATGATCTTCTCCTACACCTTTATACCTTAGTAGGGCTCTTGTTGTTTAAGCCTAACATACAGGAATAATCCTGATCTTGATTTGTTTCCGAAGCCAAAGTGAAGTCTAATGTGATTGCAAAATGTGAATATCCAACATTGGTTTGTGTAATTCAAATTCAATCAATCCTAAGGTCGAACAAAAGAAACTTAACGATAATGCCAGATTGTTTGCCATCAAATATTCTGCTTATGTTTAAGATGAGAAATAGATAGTTTTAAGTCTTAAGATAACAAAACACTTGTTTGATGCATTTTTATGTCCAAaagaattatattattattattattattattattattattattattattatactgtATGATTTCAAGATAATAGAGGGATAGACAAGAAGATGTTTATTGCTTTGTATATTCATCGTAACATATcatttttttaatgattatagctaataataataatgtttcctttatatatatatatatacctttctTATTTCAttagatatttaattttaatcaGTTAGTATCTCATACCTTTCTTTATATgatatttaatgaatatttatattaaaaattataattgacaTGAACATTTTGAGAGCGATATAATTTTGTAAAATGATATTAAGTAGTTAAGGAAAAACAGAAAAATAACTACCGAGGAGGAATAATGAGGAAGTGGCAGTAATGCCAAGCTAATAACAAGCAGGAAGAAGCACAGCAGTCGAGCTTTAAgagtgggggagagagagagacgtcAAAGAGGGCTTCATTGATTGCAGGGGACAGGACGAGACTAGACGCTATTCCATGACGGTCGAGATCGAGAGCCAgcaccatcaccaccaccgccaccaccatcaACAGCATCTCCCTCCGCCGCTGCAACCCCAGCGCCGTCCCCCTTCGTCGACCTGCGATCTCCACCCGGGCGAAACCGTCACCGGCTTCTGTGCATCCTGCCTCCGCGAGCGCCTCGCTGGCCTCGAGACCCCCGCCGCCACCTCCGGCCGTAAGTCCACCTCCGCCCTCCGATCCGTCTTCCACAAGGTCTCCTCCAGCACTGCCCCCGCTGCCGGGCCCTCCTTCCTCCGCCGCTCCAAGTCCTTCTCCTTCAGCCGTGGCGGAAGCGGCGGCGACGGCTTATCCGCTCAGCGGCCCCCCGCCTCCGCCTTGGAACCCCAGCGGAAGTCCTGCGACGTCCGCGGCCGCAGCACTCTGTGGTCCCTCTTCCACCAGGACGACCGCCATAGGGTTTCTCAGAACCCCTTCGTTCCACCCTCCGCCTCAGCCTCCACTACGGAGGCGGCGGCTGCAGCGTCGACGGGTGGGGCAATCGACTTGGAGTGCGGGAACCTAGGGCATCCGGCTCTCTCCGTCGTCCTTCCTGTCCCGGAAACCCGTAAAGAGGAGGGAGACAGCGGCGACGAGATTAGGCCTGTCGACCCTGTCGTCGTGGTGGTCGGAACCTCGGGAGAGGTAAATGAGGAGACACAGGAGGAGGAGGCAAACGAGGACGAAGCGGAACTGAAGACAATGAAGGACCACATAGATCTCGACTCCCTGCAGCAGGCGAA comes from the Musa acuminata AAA Group cultivar baxijiao chromosome BXJ1-10, Cavendish_Baxijiao_AAA, whole genome shotgun sequence genome and includes:
- the LOC135595611 gene encoding protein NRT1/ PTR FAMILY 8.1-like produces the protein MEATDKRYTEDGTTDVHGRPAVRKNTGNWRACPYILANECCERLAYYGMSTNLVNYMKDRLNQGNAKAANNVTNWSGTCYITPLLGAFIADAYLGRYRTIASFMIVYIIGLILLTMTASVEGLKAPCNHGVCDPTTAQTAVVFVALYLIALGTGGIKPCVSSFGADQFDESEESEKKRKSSFFNWFYFSINIGALIASSVLVWIQNNVGWGWGFGIPAVVMAIAVVSFFLGTPLYRHQKPGGSPITRVAQVIVASLRKSGMDVPDDKSLLYEVADKESVIQGSRKLGHTDEFKFLDKAAIVTQEDKNPVSPWKLCTVTQVEELKSVVRLLPIWATGIVFSTVYGQMGTMFVLQGNTLDPYMGPHFKIPAASLSIFDTISVIVWVPIYDRIIVPLARRSTGRERGFTQLTRMGIGLVISIFSMVAAGILEVVRLRIVANHNMYDSHAYLPISIFWQIPQYFIVGAAEVFTFIGQLEFFYDQAPDAMRSLCSALSLTTVALGNYLSTVLVTVVTGITTRNGKLGWIPDNLNRGHLDYFFWLLAVLSLVNFVAYLLIAKWYTYKKTTDEEFDYGSSSELGTQG